In Lolium rigidum isolate FL_2022 chromosome 7, APGP_CSIRO_Lrig_0.1, whole genome shotgun sequence, the DNA window tcttatgagaatattatctgttgttgaatgcttatgcattaaaagaggagtccattatctgttgtctatgttgtcccggtatggatgtcctgagTTGAGATctgttaaaaacgagaaatcaaatgcaattgatctcctaggacctttgtacaggcggcatagaggcacccctttgtgacacttggttgaaacatatgtcatgcaatgataatccgtgttaatccaagctaattaggacaagatgcgagcactattagtactttatgcatgaggcttgcaacttgtaggaagtattatgcatagcacatatgaattattactaccgttgacaaaattgtttctatgttttcaaaataaaagctctagcacaaaaatagtaatccatgcttccctctgcgaaggaccattcttttactttatgttgagtcagtttacctacttctttctatcttagaagcaaacacttgtgttaactgagtgcattgattcttacatatttacttattgcacttgttatattactctatgttgacaattatccatgagatatacatgttacaagttgaaagcaactgctgaaacttaatcatcctttgtgttgcgtcaatgcattctactttgaatttattacttatgagttagctcttatgcaagtcttgttgatacttgtcttgtaagtactattcatgaaaagttttgctatatgattcatttgtttagtcatcatcttttgttagcaatcttttgcttcgagatcactccattcatctcatatgctttacaataatgttgatcaaggttatgttggtagcatgtcacttcgaaattatttgttgttatcgtttacctactcgagggcgagtaggaactaagcttggggatgcttgatacgtctcaaacgtatctataatttcttatgttccatgctacttttatgacaatacttgaatgttttatacatactttacatcattattatacattttccggcactaacctattaacaagatgccgaagtgccgattctttgtttttctgctatttttggtttcagaaatcctacaaaggaaatattctcggaattggacgaaatcaacgcctagggtcttatttttccgcggagcttccagaagaccggaggggttacgaagaggggccacgagggcccggcaccataggccggcgcggccagggaggggcccgcgccgccctatggtgtgggcccctcgcgccgcctcccgacctatccttcgcctacttaaagccttcgtcgcgaaacccccgtgcgagagccacgatacggaaaaccttgcgtgagcgccgccgccgccaatcccatcttgggggattcgggagatcgcctcggcaccctgccggagagggaatcatcaccggagggctctacatcatcatgcccgcctccggattgatgcgtgagtagttcatctttggactatgggtccatagcgagtagctagatggttgtcttctccgcttgtgctatcattgtttagatcttgtgagctgtctaacatgatcaagatcatctatttgtaatgctacatgttgtgtttggcgggatccgatggatatagaatattatgtcaagttgattatcaatctatcatatatgtgttgtttatgttcttgcatgctctccgttgctagtagaggctctcggccaagttgatacttttaactccaagagggagtatttatgctcgatagtgggttcatgcctccatttaatgcaggacgatgtgacggaaagttctaaggttgtggatgtcttgttgctactagggataaaacatcgatgctttgtctaaggatatttgtgttgattacattacgcaccatacttagtgcaattatcacgttgtttacaacttaatcttGGAGggtgtgcggatgctaacccgaaggtggattatttaggcatagatgcatgcttggatagcggtctatgtactttgtcgtaatgccactgattaaatctcatagtaatcatcattgatatgtattgaatctttatttgtcaattgcccgcttcgtaatttgttcacccgacatgttagttatcttattggagagacaccactagtgagctgtggaccccggtccattcttttacatctgaatacaatctactgcaatcattgttcttacttgttctttgcaaacaaacaccatcttccactcgatacgtttaatcctttgttttcagcatgccggtgagattgacaacctcactgttacgttggggaaaagtatcttgattgtgttgtgcaggttccacgttggcgccggtttcagtggtgttgcgccgcactacactcctccaccaacaaccttcgcgtgcttcttggctcctactggttcgataacctcggtttctttctgagggaaaacttgctgctgtacgcatcacaccttcctcttggggttcccaacggacgtgtgcttcacgcgttatcagccttctaacaagaaggccaagaattagcttatagtttctttgttttttttaatttgttctctagtttgtatgttaaatatgtttaaatTTGTTCGATTCGAGTGATCAGTACTAGTTGTTTTCGCGTTTGAACTTGCTCATTCATATAAATTGTGGAGTActtcaacaaaaagaaaagaaggagcAGGAAAACAAATCAGTGGGATGTCCAAAATGCGTTGAACCGCTGGGGcggcccccgacgcaaacggacaattcACACATCGCGGTCATTTTCGCATCCGCTGGGTGACGCAAACGGATACCCACGGACAATTTAGATGtgtcgcaccgctggagatgccctaatgtaaAGGTCCTTACTCGGCGGCGCCCAGCGCCGTCCTTGCCCACCGCCGCCGTGTCATTTACGGTGAAGGGCGATCCCAGGTCAGCCAACCTAGTCGCTCCCTAGCTTCCTTCTTTTTACCGTTCGTTTCCTCTGGttcattattttcattttgttttttaatttttaagtATTTGGTGAAAATAAAGAATGTTCAAATTTGATAAATGCTTAAATTTTGAAAACATGGGAAAATAGATTTGAAATACGTCCATATTTTGAAAAAGAAACCTCTATATTTTTTGCAAATTCAAATCATGTTCAAATTGAAATGTATTGTCAAAAAATGTTTAGATTTGAAAAAAAATGATTTGAAAAAGGAGAAATAAAAAAGGAAACCAATTAAACTACAGAAAATTGGATCGGAATATTCTAGAACATTCTCCAAACCTGGAAAACACAGAGCCACGAGAGCATCGGGCTGACCCACTTAGCGATAGAAGGCATACAACCGGGGGAGGGGGGGTCTGCCTTCACCCTGTAGAGGATGGTACATGTGTCAAATAGGATTTGCAAGTTTTTACACCGCCTCAACACGCCTTCGCTACCAAATCTAGCCACCAACAATGACCTTCGGCCACCGCCGACACTAGATCTAGCACCGTTGCCTCCGTGCCACCATTAGCTTTGACCAACGCTGTGGAAACTCGTCTGCGTCTCCACGGGCCAGTGCGTACTAGGGTACGGGCCAACCGAAGCCCCATGAAGCCCATGGCATAACAAGCAATCGAAGCCCAAGAACCTAGTGTGCAACACAAGTACAAGTTCATACAGGGATAGTCAAACATGTAACCAACCTGGAGTCCTCAGACCTAGCTTCCTATATAAGGACCAAGGGGTTGACGGGGAGGATGATTCTAGGATAGGCGATCCAGAGTGTGCCATAGCCATCACATCAACTTTGTAAACCTAATCGTCATAtatcaagaacagacaagcatCACGTAGGGTTTCCTCCGGGAGCCTGAAGCTGGGAAAATCGATTCCCTTGTATTTTGTTGTTTGTACACCGACGAATCCACCAACACATCCTCTTCCCTAGAACTCAAATCCATAACTTATGGGAATTTCCGTGGTACCCCCACGCCAGTGGCCGCCACACGCGGGTACTCCTACCATACGCCATTGAACTATCGCCATCCTCTGACTCTTCCCATAACTCTGACGATGACATGGACCCAGCCGAGGCGAGGCTAGTGGCACGGTGAAGAGGGAGTCCTTGGATACCACGTCTAGCGAGGCGAAGTGGCTCCACGATTTTGTCATAGTTGAAccgtgacacaaaaggtaaattctctagatatgcaactatgtgaatttacctatatgacaaggcgcTAGAAAACTAAACAAGATACAAGTAGTAAAGTGTGGTAAAGAATAGAAGTAACCGATGTGAAGCACGTGGAGACACAAGggtatgattcccgtagttccttccttgttAAGGGAAGTACGACTACGTTGGATGggtgtggtgccacgaaggcctaccaacgccacgaaggcctcaccctattctccggtaagcaccaccacgaaggcctagctcacgctccactaagcggttgccttCAAGTCGCAACCGACAcctttacacaaagattgggtcacccacccacaaccaaattggaggctcccaaagttgttacaacacaacaagtTATCAAAGAGTAAACAATAACTAGGGTATCCAAAGAAAACACTAGCACAAGGGCCCTCAAGTGAATCAGGGAGAAATTCAAATTGCTTCGGTGAAAATGTagacggggtcttctccttcgattctccaaagatcaataGCTTTggatggttgagggaggagatcaagTGATTCTTGTGGCTCAACTAGTGATAATGTTCTTGAGAAAAAAAAGAGTAGCTTGAGCTTGAGGATGAactggggtatttataccccttcaAGAAATTGAGCCGTTGGTGAAATCTGGGAACAGATTATCCGGCCTAAGTTGGAGCCGGATTAACCGGCCTGCCAAATTTCCAGCCTCCTCAAATGTCTGGCCAATAATCCAGCCAAAAATTCAGGGCATCTCTGGGAGCAAATCCATTAAGTACTTAGCCAATTTTGTGGGGCCGGGTATTTCCAAATAATCCGGCCTAGATTATCCGGCCTCCTAAATAATCCGGCCAATAATCCGGCTAAATATCTGGGACATCTCTGAAGCAAATCCcttaagtccttagccgaaatttgGAGGCAAGATTATTGTGAATAATTCAGTCTGGGAAAATTTCCCTGCATTTCATTTTCAACATGGATTTGATCCAAATGATTTGTAGTTTGATGCATATGAGTCAAACATACCACGAATGCCCTGTACCACTCAACACATTGTTAAACCATTGCTAATGTTGTCATCTAACACACAAAATCATAATGgtagggaaatgttctttcaggtTCCAACATAGCGCAAACACGAGGGGGAGGATGACAGTGTGGCACAaagcaacaatacatcaacatccCTTCCGACATCGAGCGAACCTTGGCGGTCCCGCCACGTTTGAAGGCACTCTTGAAGTATCGTGGCTTCGCTTTTGCTATCACATGATACATACTATGCACTATAAAATTTATACCGTAAACTAATATCATAtgcatattactccctccgtctcatggagcttctcaaaaaaaaagtcttAATCTTGAGGATGAAGGtagtaggagagagagagagagagagagagagagagagagagcagtacTACCTCTGTTCACAATTACCATACGTTCTAGGTTTTGTCAAaatcaaactttacaaagtttgactacAAATATAGGAAAAAATGTTAATATCTAAAATATAAAATCAGTACCATCAGAATCATCTTGAAATGAATTTTTACATTATGTAAATATGCAATTATAGACGTTGATACGTTTTGCTATACCTTCGGTCAAACTATAGAAACTTTGATTTTAACTAAATTCAAAACGCAGGTAAATAAAAACGGAGTAGCTTATGATAGTACTACTTCGCATTGTGAAACGTATCTACTACCACGAGAGATTCACTACCGCGAAACAGCTACATCACAGAGTCTGTACCTCGCACGTCATATGGAGTAGTAGTACTATCTTCAACGAAAACCACACTTCAGCGGCAAACAAGATTTGGTTTTAAATACAGCTCGCTGGCTGCCTCCTCCTCTCATCACTCCCAACCTCCTCGACGCCGTCGTCTCTACCTCCTCTTCTCCCACACGGAACCAACCAACTCTCCGACGAATCAATACCACCCATCCGAGAGAGTCGTCGCCTCCACGGGAAGATGGGATCCGAGGCGGAAGCGGCGGAGCTGACTGGGCCCCTcctcgccggcggcagcggcgacgcGCCGGCGGCCGTGGCGGGGGAGGAGGTGGTGCCGCCGTGGCGGGAGCAGCTGACGGTGCGGGGCATAGTAGTGAGCGCCATCCTGGGGGTGCTATTCTGCCTCATCACGCACAAGCTCAACCTCACGGTGGGGATCATCCCCTCCCTCAACGTCGCCGCGGGCCTGCTCGGCTACTTCCTCGTGCGCACCTGGACGGCGGCGCTCGCCAGGTTCGGAATCGTCTCCAAGCCATTCACCAAGCAGGAGAACACCGTCATCCAGACCTGCGTCGTCGCCTGCTACGGCCTCGCCTTCAGCGGTATGCCCCCTCCTCCTCTGCTTAGGTTGCTTGTTTAGGTGGAGATGCAATTCTGGCGTGCGATTCAGGCTTACGTTTTGGTTTGACCTTTAACTAAAAAAATACCTACTGACGTGTGGAACTGTGTTGCTCGTTTGTTTATTTTATTAAGTGCGTTCCATGTGTTAGATTTAGGCCCAATAATGCTAGGGGTGTCAGAAACATTTGGGTTTATTTTGTTTCACAACTTTGGGTAGTACTATTAAGGAAGTTGTTGATAGAATGAACCCCTGAACATATGGTTACTGTGCGGGGATACATACCTTCATGCAGTGAATTCTAAATTTAGCATCACCAACTTGTGATTTTGGTGTGCATTGGGAGTGGCAGGGTTGCTGATGGTAGTTCCCCCCTTCCCATCGAGCTCACACATTGTCAACTAATGTTTTTGTTGATGCAGGTGGCTTCGGATCCTATATGCTTGCAATGGATCAGAAAACGTATGAGCTTATCGGGACTGATTATCCTGGAAACAGGGCGGTGGATGTTAAGAATCCTTCACTCAGTTGGATGATCGGCTTTATGTTTGTTGTTAGCTTCCTCGGTCTATTTAGTCTTGTTGCGCTGCGCAAGGTACTCGTTCATGTCTTGGAACCATGCATTTGTTATGTTCAACTGACTACATTTTTGTTTTTTGATCAAGTGTACTATCTGTGTATTCACATAAATTTGGTAAACTAATGTATGTTTTGGTGTTTGCTAGGTGATGGTTATTGATTACAAGCTGACATATCCTAGTGGAACTGCTACCGCTATGTTGATCAATAGCTTCCACACTACTACTGGAGCTGAGCTTGCAGAGTAAGAAACGGATCAGAGTTCCTCCTTAATTTATGCTCATAGTTCAGTATGCATCGTTTCTTCTTGGTTTTTTGTATGACTGTAAGCTGTAAAGAAATCCAAACGAATCGTCTTTTAGTTATGTTAGACCAATGATGCTTTTCTTTGTATAGAACATCAATTGTTGCCATCGATTTTCTAAGTTTCTTGTGTTTTTATGGTACTAATTTATGTTTTATGGTTGCAGGAGACAAGTTAGCTGTCTTGGGAAGTATTTAAGCATTAGTTTTATCTGGAACTTGTTTAAGTGGTTCTTCAGTGGTGTTGGGGATTCTTGTGGCTTCGATAATTTCCCTTCTCTGGGGCTTGCAGCATTTAAGAACACGTAAGTTTTCTTTGATCGGTTTTTGTTATTCCTTCAATGCTCAAGAGTCAGAACTAATATATTTAGTTTTGAGGGTTTAAAGAAACTTTACTTGTCCCCTCAGGGCTCTAACCTGCTTTGACCATATCTGTCTTGTGACTGCTATAACTTGTATTGTCTATGAAACTACTTATATCCTTCAAAATGGACCATCATATATGCGCTCACCAAAGTTTTACCTGTTCCATTATGTAGGTTTTATTTTGACTTCAGTCCAACATATATTGGATGTGGTCTTATATGCCCACACATTGTTAACTGTTCTACACTTCTTGGAGCCATTATATCTTGGGGTTTTCTTTGGCCATACATAACCACGAAAGCTGGGGACTGGTATCCAGCTGACCTTGGAAGCAACGATTTCAAAGGACTCTATGGATACAAGGTATGGTGATTGGAGATATTTTTTTGTTCCTGGCGTGAAATAATTGTCAGTTTCAGACTGCAGACCGACAATCCACCTATGATGTTCTTTTTTGAATATATCTATAACTATATCATGAATCATAATGCTTGATTAAACAATGTTTGCTTGGTTCCTCTCCACTTCTCCAGTATAAGTTAGCGCATTATATGTGAAATCATCATGGAGTAATACTAATAGCACACTATTTCATAAGTGGACATTGTGTTTTGGGAAATTAACTGAGTTCAACATTATAATTGTTAGAATTTGTGTTACTTTCCGTAGTGAACATACAGATGGCACATCTGGTTTGTTCAATACTTATCATTCTTTAAAATTTTATGCTTAACAAAAACTAAGTTGTCTCTTACCCTGTCTTCCAGGTTTTCATATCTGTATCTGTGATACTCGGTGATGGTATCTATAACCTCATTAAGATCATTTATGCTACTATCAAGGAAATAATAAATGCACGAGCAAAGCAAGGAAGACTTCCTCTTGTCAGGGTTCAGGATGGTAATGTTCTTGTTATATGGTGTTTATGTACCAGTATATCGTAAATCATGCATCTCATCTTGTTTTCATTCTGTTATTGCAGATGATGGTAGTTCTAAAGTATCATCCGAGGAAAAACTTCTGAATGATGTATTTGTCAAAGACAGTATCCCTCCCTGGTTGGCAGGATCTGGTTATGTGGGCCTTGCAGCAATATCAACAGCGACTGTACCAATGCTGTTCCCACAACTCAAGTGGTACCTTGTCCTCTCTGCCTATGTTGTTGCACCCCTACTCGCCTTCTGCAACTCGTATGGCACTGGCCTAACAGACTGGAACCTTGCATCCACATATGGCAAGATTGGCCTTTTCATTTTTGCCTCATGGGTTGGCCAGCATGGCGGTGTGATTGCTGGCTTAGCAGCTTGCGGTGTTATGATGTCCATCGTATCCACAGCTGCTGATCTCATGCAGGACTTCAAGACTGGTTACCTTACCCTGTCTTCACCAAGGTCCATGTTTGTGTCACAGTTGATTGGAACTGCCCTTGGCTGCGTAATTGCTCCTCTCACCTTTTGGCTTTACTGGACGGCCTTCGACATTGGCAATCCTGATGGCATGTTCAAAGCTCCATACGCAGTCATCTACCGTGAGATGGCAATCCTGGGTGTGGAAGGATTCTCAGCGCTGCCCCAGCACTGCCTAGCAATCTGCACTTTCTTCTTTTTGCAGCCATAGCAATCAACCTCCTGAGGGACGTCACTCCAAAAAGTGTGTCCAAATTCATCCCGCTCCCCATGGCCATGGCTGTTCCCTTCTACATCGGGGCATATTTTGCAATCGACATGTTTGTCGGGACGGTCATCTTGTTCGTCTGGGAGAGGGTGAACCGCAAGGAGTCTGAGGACTTTGCAGGCGCGGTTGCTTCCGGTTTGATCTGTGGTGACGGGATCTGGAGTGTCCCTTCTGCGATACTGTCCATCATGAGGGTCGACCCACCGATGTGCATGTACTTCAAGCCATCCGCTGCATACGGCTTAATATAAAGCGAGATTGGTCTTTTTAGTGGGGCGCACAAGTAGAAAAGCATTTCGATGTGTACATATTTTACACAATTGTAAATTACACTGCGGCAAAACAGCAGCAGCTCTTTCCATTCTGTTAATATATCTTATTCCTCTCTGATTTCTTGCGTTTGAGTGCTCCTTATGCTGCAGTTGGCATCCTGATCTCTGATTTGTTTTGTGATAGGCCAACATGGATGGCTCGTTTAGTCCTTTGTGACAGAAAATCACTTGACAAGGATCTCTTTAGGACCGATTTTGAAGAGAATTTTCATCCACTCAAACCTTTTTTGACAATTCAGTTTCTTGTGGTGTGCCAAAcatttcttataccaatttttttaaattaattATATAAGGTTCAAAAGTCTAACACTAAGATACTATTAGATGTCTTTTTTGATAAAGGCAATATATTAATATTGCGAAGATAACAATTACACCAAGCTTTTGTAACTACGTAATAGCCTAATAGAAGTACGGATGCACGCaactaaaaaagaagaagaacaagaacaagaacaagaagaagctaAAAAAATCTGGTTATAGTGTTCCACCTTTTGTACGCaactaaaaaagaagaagaagaagctaaaAAAAAAGTCTGGTTATAGTGTTCCACCTTCGTAGCAGCATCATAAGATCACCAAGACCACATCTAAAGTCTAAGTTATAtaaagtgacgcctccaagaaagaaACAACTTGATATGCTGATCATTGTGTCTTTATGAAGAGGTACGCCGAGGGTGACTTTATTAGTCTCTTGCTATATGTCGATGATATGCTGATTGCTGAAAATGGCACAAAGAAGGTTCCTCTCCACAAGAAAGCATTGAGTAAATCATTTTCCATCAAGGATTTATGACCAACTAAGCAAATAGTTGGATGAAAATCTCCTGTGATAGATAAAAAAAATGCTTTGGCTCTCATAGGAACGATACATTAAGAAGATACTTGAAAGGTTCAATATGCAAGGTGCAAAGACCATTACCTCTCCACTTGCAGGCCATCACAAATTGAATTTATACCAATGTCCTAGCAAcaagaaggaaaaaagaagaaatgAGTAGAGTACCTAGTACCAATCTGTCAGTGAGAAGTTTGATGTATGACATGGTATGCACTAGGCCTGATATTGCCTATGCAGTTCATGGAGTTGTTAGCCAGTTCATGAGAAATCTAGGAGAAGCTCACTGGAATGTAGTGAAATGAATTCTCAAGTATCTCAAAGGTACTTCTAGATCTTCCATACCCTTTGGAAACGGTCATCTTATATTGCAAGGCTATACAGATGTTAATTATGTTGGCGATGAAGATTCTAGGAAGTCTACTTATGTTGGCTCGGATGTGATGACCAAGATATTGCCAAGTGAGAAGCTGATTGTATGTTGAAAGGGAGCGGGCATGGCGGTGCCCCCAACATGAGTGATGGGGGAGAATGTTGGGTATCATCCTCATGTGGGTTGTGAGGAGATGGTCTATTGAAGCCTTTCAGGTGGCCCAAATAGATGCAAGAGACCCCTATTAAGGTTATGACCAAGGGTTATTCTGAACGTTGCACATGAAGGAAGGGTGTGTTAAGCCTCCCATCCAACCACCACTAGGTGAGGTAACGAAAATCCAGAATAGACTCCATTGAAGAAGAAAACAAATAGAGAAGGGAAAGTAGAAAgttgaaggaagaaggaagaaggaagaaggaagaaggaagaaaacAAGGCAGTGAAGACTAAGTTTGCATCCTTACCTCCTTCAAGTGCTTGTTTCACCATCTTTGGTGAGATTGCTCCAATCTCTAACTCTTGTGCCATAAATCTTGTTATTGTCATCTGAGATCTGCTTGTATTTTGATATGTGAGATCCTATAGTGCTCTCTAGAGAAGAATTTATTGTATCCCAATTTGATATAGTGGAAGAAAATTTAGGTGGCTTTGGCCTATGATTTTTCCTCTAAAGTTGAGAGGTTTTGCACGTAAAAAAGATTGGTGACCCAGTgtgttgatttgcttgttgatccTATATGATGAGGACTTGTCTTCCCTACTCGCAAAAATCAGCTATGTACGTTGAGAGCATCTACGACTTATCCTCTATTGAGACCCGTATGCATGCAAGGTTCGGCTTGATGAGCATTTTTTAttactccgattcatattaattgacttcaatatggatgtatctagacatattttagttctcgatacatccatattagattagagtcaattaatatgaaccggagtatTTCTTGACAGTTCAACGTTGAGAAGGTTAAATCTACAAGCTTGCACTACGAGGCCAGCCGGTCTAGGCCCGCGCGCGCAGATGAAGCACGTTATGCCAAGCAAAGCAACGCGTGAATCAACGCTTGCAGCTTACAAACCACggtcaaacaaaaacacacacacatatatatatataggtcgttTTAGTATTTTGTCCTGCCTCCATGCGTCCGACGTCCTGATTTAGGTT includes these proteins:
- the LOC124678552 gene encoding LOW QUALITY PROTEIN: probable metal-nicotianamine transporter YSL6 (The sequence of the model RefSeq protein was modified relative to this genomic sequence to represent the inferred CDS: inserted 1 base in 1 codon), producing MGSEAEAAELTGPLLAGGSGDAPAAVAGEEVVPPWREQLTVRGIVVSAILGVLFCLITHKLNLTVGIIPSLNVAAGLLGYFLVRTWTAALARFGIVSKPFTKQENTVIQTCVVACYGLAFSGGFGSYMLAMDQKTYELIGTDYPGNRAVDVKNPSLSWMIGFMFVVSFLGLFSLVALRKVMVIDYKLTYPSGTATAMLINSFHTTTGAELAERQVSCLGKYLSISFIWNLFKWFFSGVGDSCGFDNFPSLGLAAFKNTFYFDFSPTYIGCGLICPHIVNCSTLLGAIISWGFLWPYITTKAGDWYPADLGSNDFKGLYGYKVFISVSVILGDGIYNLIKIIYATIKEIINARAKQGRLPLVRVQDDDGSSKVSSEEKLLNDVFVKDSIPPWLAGSGYVGLAAISTATVPMLFPQLKWYLVLSAYVVAPLLAFCNSYGTGLTDWNLASTYGKIGLFIFASWVGQHGGVIAGLAACGVMMSIVSTAADLMQDFKTGYLTLSSPRSMFVSQLIGTALGCVIAPLTFWLYWTAFDIGNPDGMFKAPYAVIYREMAILGVEGFSALPQHCLAICTFFFXAAIAINLLRDVTPKSVSKFIPLPMAMAVPFYIGAYFAIDMFVGTVILFVWERVNRKESEDFAGAVASGLICGDGIWSVPSAILSIMRVDPPMCMYFKPSAAYGLI